One Triticum dicoccoides isolate Atlit2015 ecotype Zavitan chromosome 4B, WEW_v2.0, whole genome shotgun sequence genomic window carries:
- the LOC119296273 gene encoding vegetative cell wall protein gp1-like, which produces MAINANCRRVQASLRSSRPRPLRPSSIPSSPAGAPRPSRRHPSLAMAPPTGASPASGHSSAGSCSPAPVPASSTPSSSSSEHELHRLPPPPCSVHRLLRQIRRGPAFPASSPPPGRRAAPPETSSAVALRVLSLLVYVRRRRARSPRFRPPPRPWATSTEPAFWRDPSPASATTPEAAPPQRASSRASPQLSTPAALSSSAATPRPAKAPRQAAGGVAC; this is translated from the exons ATGGCCATCAACGCCAACTGCCGCCGCGTGCAGGCCTCGCTCCGATCCAGCCGCCCAAGACCTCTCCGCCCCAGTTCCATCCCATCCTCGCCTGCCGGAGCCCCGCGTCCCAGCCGCCGTCACCCGAGCTTGGCCATGGCGCCGCCAACCGGAGCTTCGCCCGCCTCCGGCCATTCCTCGGCCGGCTCCTGCAGCCCCGCGCCCGTCCCGGCCTCCTCCACGCCAAGCAGCAGCTCGTCGGAGCACGAGCTCCACCGG CTCCCGCCGCCGCCCTGCTCCGTTCATCGCCTTCTCCGCCAGATCCGGCGAGGCCCTGCGTTCCCAGCCTCGTCCCCGCCACCAGGTCGCCGCGCCGCACCACCGGAGACCAGCAGCGCCGTCGCACTCCGTGTCCTATCCCTGCTCGTGTACGTGCGCAGGAGACGCGCCAGGTCGCCTCGATTCAGGCCTCCTCCTCGCCCGTGGGCCACCAGCACCGAGCCGGCTTTCTGGCGAGACCCCAGTCCTGCCTCAGCCACTACGCCTGAAGCCGCCCCGCCGCAGCGCGCCTCCTCGCGTGCCTCGCCCCAACTGAGCACGCCGGCCGCCTTGTCCTCCTCCGCCGCGACGCCTCGGCCCGCGAAGGCGCCTCGCCAAGCAGCGGGAGGAGTTGCGTGCTAG